Proteins encoded by one window of Nicotiana tabacum cultivar K326 chromosome 10, ASM71507v2, whole genome shotgun sequence:
- the LOC107791078 gene encoding calcium uniporter protein 5, mitochondrial-like isoform X1, giving the protein MWKTSCYVLKRTVTSAARANKNGLISQHGWFNGSSRVMGGYYFSSGGENKNGNGGLISQEEAKRLMRLVNVEELKTRLGMESKEVIGYSELLRVCENIGLAKTQGEAVAFARVLDEAGVIWLFRDKVYLHPNKVVDEIRRAVPLALLPEDDPTKDELKNLQEKKDKIDEVAHKQVRRILWTGLGVGILQIGLFFRLTFWEFSWDVMEPITFFTTSTGLILGYFYFLITSRDPTYQDLLKRLFLARQRKLIKKNNFDIQRFVELQKKCKLPINGQASLKHRLGIQLELEDLLHGH; this is encoded by the exons ATGTGGAAAACTTCATGTTATGTGTTGAAACGGACGGTTACATCAGCTGCAAGGGCAAACAAGAATGGGTTAATTAGTCAACATGGATGGTTTAACGGGTCGAGCCGGGTTATGGGTGGGTATTATTTCAGTTCGGGAGGAGAAAACAAGAATGGGAATGGAGGGTTAATTAGTCAAGAGGAAGCAAAGAGGTTGATGAGATTGGTGAATGTGGAGGAGCTGAAGACGAGGCTAGGGATGGAGAGTAAAGAGGTTATTGGGTATTCGGAGTTACTGAGAGTGTGTGAGAATATTGGTTTGGCGAAAACACAAGGCGAAGCTGTGGCTTTTGCAAGAGTGCTTGATGAGGCTGGGGTAATTTGGCTTTTCAGAGATAAAGTTTATCTTCACCCTAATAag GTAGTTGATGAAATAAGAAGGGCAGTGCCTCTAGCACTTCTACCTGAAGATGATCCTACAAAAGATGAGCTAAAGAATCTGCAGGAGAAGAAGGATAAAATTGATGAGGTTGCACATAAGCAGGTGCGTCGCATTTTGTGGACTGGATTGGGGGTTGGTATTTTACAGATTGGGCTCTTCTTCCGCCTTACCTTCTGGGAATTCTCTTGGGATGTAATGGAACCAATTACATTTTTCACTACTAGTACTGGTTTAATACTGGGATATTTTTACTTCCTCATTACTTCTAGAGACCCAACATACCAAGATTTGTTGAAGAGGCTTTTCCTTGCAAGGCAGAGGAAGCTCATCAAAAAGAATAATTTTGATATTCAGAGGTTTGTGGAGTTACAAAAGAAATGCAAATTACCCATCAATGGACAAGCATCGCTCAAACATCGCTTAGGGATACAACTGGAACTGGAGGATCTTTTACATGGTCACTGA
- the LOC107791078 gene encoding calcium uniporter protein 5, mitochondrial-like isoform X2, with protein sequence MWKTSCYVLKRTVTSAARANKNGLISQHGWFNGSSRVMGGYYFSSGGENKNGNGGLISQEEAKRLMRLVNVEELKTRLGMESKEVIGYSELLRVCENIGLAKTQGEAVAFARVLDEAGVIWLFRDKVYLHPNKVVDEIRRAVPLALLPEDDPTKDELKNLQEKKDKIDEVAHKQRPNIPRFVEEAFPCKAEEAHQKE encoded by the exons ATGTGGAAAACTTCATGTTATGTGTTGAAACGGACGGTTACATCAGCTGCAAGGGCAAACAAGAATGGGTTAATTAGTCAACATGGATGGTTTAACGGGTCGAGCCGGGTTATGGGTGGGTATTATTTCAGTTCGGGAGGAGAAAACAAGAATGGGAATGGAGGGTTAATTAGTCAAGAGGAAGCAAAGAGGTTGATGAGATTGGTGAATGTGGAGGAGCTGAAGACGAGGCTAGGGATGGAGAGTAAAGAGGTTATTGGGTATTCGGAGTTACTGAGAGTGTGTGAGAATATTGGTTTGGCGAAAACACAAGGCGAAGCTGTGGCTTTTGCAAGAGTGCTTGATGAGGCTGGGGTAATTTGGCTTTTCAGAGATAAAGTTTATCTTCACCCTAATAag GTAGTTGATGAAATAAGAAGGGCAGTGCCTCTAGCACTTCTACCTGAAGATGATCCTACAAAAGATGAGCTAAAGAATCTGCAGGAGAAGAAGGATAAAATTGATGAGGTTGCACATAAGCAG AGACCCAACATACCAAGATTTGTTGAAGAGGCTTTTCCTTGCAAGGCAGAGGAAGCTCATCAAAAAGAATAA